One genomic window of Metopolophium dirhodum isolate CAU chromosome 4, ASM1992520v1, whole genome shotgun sequence includes the following:
- the LOC132943554 gene encoding uncharacterized protein LOC132943554 yields the protein MSNKRCIVLHCENRSNCNQAISSYAIPNGGERLIQWLNSCNRTDLLERETNIRTNNKNLRVCNCHFETNMFFTTQRKRLRPNAEPTLFGDIPFKWVKFRSAYLYQPKHPYYDDNDVCIGVMDVICQYCNAMKFKGESAGMCCSNGTVRIPNIDEPPEPMKTLLENSTNISKHFLENINKYNNAFHMTSFGAAETIVENYMPTFKIRGQVYHLARSLMPLPNTNHKYLQVYFMDDEEEQIDARMGVCSGLNKDIIRDLQLLLHNVNPLITKFKTALDHMPTDQYRIVINANMVPRGQHRGRFNAPSQVEMAVIMIGEEYGNRDIILSRKDEKLQRISETHRSYDSLEYPLIFLHSEDGYAIDILSFNVNLNEYNSHKTVS from the exons atgagtaataAGAGGTGCATCGTTTTACATTGTGAAAATCGTTCAAATTGCAATCAGGCAATTTCATCGTATGCAATTCCAAATGGAGGAGAGAG gttaATACAATGGCTTAATAGTTGCAACAGGACCGATTTGTTGGAACGCGAAACCAATATTCGtacgaataataaaaacttaagagTGTGCAATTGTCACTTTGAAACCAATATGTTTTTTACTACACAGCGTAAGAGGTTAAGACCAAATGCTGAACCCACATTATTTG GTGATATACCGTTCAAGTGGGTAAAATTCCGGTCTGCCTATTTATACCAACCTAAGCATCCATATTATGACGACAATGATGTCTGTATCGGTGTAATGGATGTCATTTGTCAATATTGCAATGCAATGAAATTTAAAG GAGAATCTGCTGGTATGTGTTGTTCAAATGGAACTGTTCGTATTCCAAATATCGATGAACCACCAGAACCAATGAAAACTCTTTTGGaaaattcaacaaatatttcaaaacactttttagaaaatattaataaatataataatgcatttcaTATGACCTCATTTGGAGCGGCAGAAACTATTGTCGAAAATTATATGcctacatttaaaataagaGGTCAAGTGTATCATTTAGCCAGATCGTTGATGCCTTTACCAAatacaaatcataaatatttacaagtttATTTTATGGATGACGAAGAGGAACAAATAGATGCGCGAATGGGTGTTTGCAGTGGATTGAATAAAg atattataagagatttgcaattattgttacataatgTCAATCCTTTAATTACGAAGTTCAAAACTGCATTGGATCATATGCCCACTGATCAATACCGAATAGTCATAAATGCAAATATGGTTCCTCGAGGTCAACATAGAGGTAGATTTAATGCACCATCTCAAGTAGAAATGGCTGTAATAATGATTGGAGAAGAATATGGAAATCgcgatataattttatctagaaaaGATGAAAAGTTACAACGAATAAGTGAAACtcatag gTCTTATGATTCTCTAGAATATCCACTGATATTTCTACACAGTGAAGATGGTTATGCTATtgatattttgtcatttaatgttaatttaaatgaatacaatagTCATAAAACTGTTTCTTAA
- the LOC132943798 gene encoding uncharacterized protein LOC132943798 gives MMERHHIYNHLHNYRKLINKYWVDMYAKIESERLLFIRNNQSKLRAEDYIHLRDAIENDGHVNDIGQLYILPSSFTGGPRYMHEKTMDAMTYVRNFGTPNLFITFTCNPNWTDIKRELKHGQTPQDRHDIIARVFHQKIKVLMNLIVKHRIFGETQCYMYTVEWQKRGLPHVHLLVWLVDKIRPNDVDSIISAELPNPDIDPELFEIVKKHMVHGPRGYMNPNSPCMGENQKCSKRYPKAFTNSTITEDDGYPLYRRRAFGSGGFYYL, from the exons ATGATGGAGAGACATCATATCTACAatcatttacataattatagaaaacttattaataaatattgg gTTGATATGTATGCCAAAATAGAATCAGAACGGCTTTTATTTATACGAAATAATCAGTCAAAATTAAGAGCGGAAGATTACATTCATTTACGTGATGCTATAGAAAATGACGGTCATGTGAATGACATTGGAcaactttatattttacctTCTTCATTTACAGGAGGTCcaag atacaTGCACGAAAAAACTATGGATGCCATGACTTACGTTCGTAATTTTGGAACTCCAAATTTGTTCATTACATTTACATGTAATCCAAATTGGACGGATATAAAAAGAGAACTCAAACATGGTCAAACCCCACAAGACAGACACGATATTATCGCTAGAgtttttcatcaaaaaattaaagttctAATGAACTTAATTGTGAAACATCGTATATTTGGTGAAACGCAGTGTTATATGTATACTGTTGAGTGGCAAAAACGTG gtCTTCCTCATGTTCATTTACTGGTTTGGTTAGTTGATAAAATTAGACCAAATGATGTCGATAGTATAATAAGTGCTGAGTTACCAAATCCCGATATTGATCCTGAACTAtttgaaatagttaaaaaaCACATGGTGCATGGCCCACGTGGCTATATGAATCCAAATTCTCCATGTATGGGAGAAaaccaaaaatgttcaaaaag GTATCCGAAAGCATTTACTAACAGTACTATTACTGAAGATGATGGATATCCTTTATACAGACGAAGGGCTTTTGGTAGTGGTGGATTTTACTACTTATAG